The following coding sequences lie in one Vanacampus margaritifer isolate UIUO_Vmar chromosome 16, RoL_Vmar_1.0, whole genome shotgun sequence genomic window:
- the LOC144036137 gene encoding uncharacterized protein LOC144036137 has protein sequence MTSRSPRCVRRAASTARPPTSRRDFAAGRRMDEQDKKAGSRLSWSVLTWQETSTARRQQRSFLFLRRVYSSSWSWPDKVQVFSPLLCTNVSADGTERACKVSHPDEQDVCERLQTREAERAGLDSRHKAKGLSQIGDLEMYADVFKKY, from the exons CAGGTCGCCGCGCTGCGTCCGCCGTGCTGCGTCCACCGCGCGCCCACCGACGAGCCGTCGAGACTTTGCGGCAGGGCGGAGAATGGATGAGCAGGACAAAAAAGCAG GTTCACGGCTCAGTTGGAGCGTATTGACTTGGCAGGAGACAAG CACAGCACGGCGACAGCAAAGGTCCTTTTTATTCTTGCGCCGCGTCTACAGCAGCAGCTGGTCCTGGCCGGACAAAGTGCAGGTATTTTCCCCGCTTCTGTGCACAAATGTGAGCGCCGATGGTACAGAGAGGGCCTGTAAAGTCAGTCATCCTGATGAGCAGGACGTTTGCGAGCGCCTCCAAACGCGGGAAGCCGAGCGCGCTGGTCTGGACAGCCGTCATAAAGCAAAAGGTTTATCGCAGATCGGAGACTTGGAAATGTACGCTGACGTCTTCAAGAAATATTAG